The following coding sequences are from one Camelina sativa cultivar DH55 unplaced genomic scaffold, Cs unpScaffold00693, whole genome shotgun sequence window:
- the LOC104773872 gene encoding postacrosomal sheath WW domain-binding protein-like translates to MPPGATMPLGATGVSSNGATMPPGATGFSSNGATMPSKANMPPGATGVSSNGATMPPGATGFSSNGATMPSKANMPPGATGVSSNGASSSNNVTLEALINALARRDQPHLHPQKVNGALWFKIDKSVNKSIRTTW, encoded by the exons ATGCCGCCGGGAGCTACCATGCCACTAGGAGCTACTGGTGTATCTTCTAATGGTGCTACCATGCCACCAGGAGCTACTGGCTTTTCTTCTAATGGTGCTACCATGCCATCGAAAGCTAACATGCCACCAGGAGCTACTGGTGTATCTTCTAATGGTGCTACCATGCCACCAGGAGCTACTGGCTTTTCTTCTAATGGTGCTACCATGCCATCGAAAGCTAACATGCCACCAGGAGCTACTGGTGTATCTTCTAATGGTGCTAGCAGTTCTAATAATGTTACCCTTGAGGCACTAATTAATGCACTAGCAAGGCGAGACCAGCCACACCTCCATCCGCAGAAGGTCAACGGAGCTTTATG GTTCAAAATTGACAAATCTGTCAATAAATCCATCCGAACAACATGGTAG